In a genomic window of Paraburkholderia phenazinium:
- a CDS encoding CDP-alcohol phosphatidyltransferase family protein — MNSRPSSLKNVPVPKTWDARLARRLVTPLVDTFVTPNHLTTLRLLIGLAGALCLARGGFSWTNAGALLIVLSNFVDHTDGELARISGKSSRIGHFYDLACDALVTILLFVGMGVGMGGVHVAERVVPGVLLGSLAGVAVAVIFFLRMRIEEMEGKAGTRQASVAGFETEDVLYLLPLVTLTGVVTPFVVAASIGAPLFAVWVIVDFRRALRRTAQPAAETSQMQVSP; from the coding sequence ATGAATTCTCGACCATCATCTTTAAAAAACGTTCCGGTCCCGAAAACATGGGACGCGAGGCTCGCTCGCCGGCTTGTGACGCCGCTTGTGGACACGTTTGTCACGCCCAATCATCTCACCACGCTGCGTCTGCTGATCGGCCTCGCAGGTGCGCTGTGCCTCGCGCGGGGCGGGTTTTCCTGGACCAACGCGGGCGCGCTGCTGATCGTCCTGTCGAATTTCGTCGACCACACGGACGGCGAGCTCGCGCGCATCAGCGGCAAGTCGAGCCGGATCGGTCATTTTTACGACCTGGCCTGCGATGCGCTGGTGACGATCCTCCTGTTCGTGGGCATGGGAGTCGGCATGGGCGGGGTTCACGTAGCCGAGCGGGTCGTGCCGGGCGTATTGCTCGGCAGCCTCGCCGGCGTAGCGGTCGCAGTGATTTTCTTCCTGCGCATGCGGATCGAGGAGATGGAAGGCAAGGCCGGCACCAGGCAGGCCTCGGTGGCCGGCTTCGAGACCGAAGACGTGTTGTATCTGCTGCCGCTCGTGACGCTGACCGGCGTCGTCACGCCGTTTGTGGTGGCCGCCTCGATCGGCGCGCCGCTCTTTGCCGTATGGGTGATCGTGGACTTTCGCCGGGCGCTGCGCCGCACGGCGCAGCCCGCCGCCGAAACCAGTCAAATGCAGGTTAGTCCATGA
- a CDS encoding HalD/BesD family halogenase produces MSTQAEDDVIAQASSDRVPVTPASVEAFGAVPEADRAVAGRTRQFDTARLSKDFAEQGAFLYMEDFLAPEVTAQLVHSARALLDEVNRNYLPGHKQGGSVSRHTIDRLAPFIAELYRSKELIGWLEKLSGDKLMVSPPDDPHAYALYYYTRPGDHIGWHYDTSYYDGRRYTLLLGVVDESSCRLDYELHTKNPDVPDVPGSVQIPPGGLVFFDGDKLRHRITPAAANEFRVSLTFEYVTDPNMRPWRRFISNMKDAIAYFGFRQVFRQMIQRKGAGQ; encoded by the coding sequence ATGAGTACGCAGGCCGAAGATGATGTGATTGCCCAAGCCTCGTCCGACCGCGTACCCGTCACGCCCGCTTCGGTAGAGGCCTTCGGGGCCGTTCCCGAGGCGGACCGCGCCGTTGCCGGCCGCACGCGTCAGTTCGACACGGCGCGCCTCTCCAAAGACTTCGCCGAGCAGGGCGCCTTCCTCTACATGGAAGACTTCCTCGCGCCCGAGGTCACCGCGCAACTCGTGCATAGCGCCCGCGCGCTGCTCGACGAAGTGAATCGCAACTACCTGCCGGGCCACAAGCAGGGCGGCAGCGTGAGCCGTCATACGATCGACCGCCTTGCGCCGTTCATTGCCGAGCTGTATCGCTCGAAGGAACTGATCGGCTGGCTGGAGAAGTTGAGCGGCGACAAGCTGATGGTGTCCCCGCCCGACGACCCGCACGCCTATGCGCTGTATTACTACACCCGGCCGGGCGACCATATCGGCTGGCATTACGACACCTCGTACTACGACGGCCGCCGCTATACGCTGCTGCTCGGCGTGGTCGACGAATCGTCGTGCCGTCTCGACTACGAGTTGCATACGAAGAATCCGGATGTGCCCGATGTACCCGGCTCCGTGCAGATCCCCCCGGGCGGTCTGGTGTTCTTCGACGGCGACAAGCTGCGCCACCGCATCACGCCGGCGGCCGCCAATGAATTCCGCGTCTCGCTGACGTTCGAATATGTCACGGATCCGAACATGCGCCCGTGGCGCCGTTTCATCTCGAACATGAAAGACGCGATCGCCTATTTCGGCTTTCGCCAGGTCTTCCGTCAGATGATCCAGCGCAAAGGGGCGGGGCAATGA
- a CDS encoding flippase-like domain-containing protein: MTRAAMILLSIGVALFVALLAWQGLGSVTSTLLVAGWGLALVAAFHIVPLVLDSAAIAVLIDRRRDPVAAHDALLARWVGESVNSLLPAGQIGGPVVMVRQLSQRGMRMRDAAAAITVSTTLQALAQIVFAVLGLLLFGAYAAQGALHDLRTATFIATAILAGLIALFFFAQRRGLFGRLLRVVSKVFGKRDWSTLTMRADAVDGAVQALYRERGRVLASFALSLVGWIVGTVEVWLALRFLGHPVGWVDALLLESLGQAIRGAAFAIPGSLGVQEGGYLLLAPLVGLPPDAALALSLAKRAREILLGLPGLLYLHFSERNWQRRRATRVPAVD, encoded by the coding sequence ATGACTCGCGCGGCCATGATCCTGCTGTCGATCGGCGTCGCGCTGTTCGTCGCGCTGCTCGCCTGGCAGGGCCTGGGTTCGGTCACCTCGACGCTGCTGGTCGCCGGTTGGGGCCTCGCGCTGGTGGCCGCGTTCCATATCGTGCCGCTGGTACTGGATTCGGCGGCGATCGCCGTGCTGATCGACCGGCGCCGCGACCCTGTCGCCGCGCACGATGCCTTGCTCGCGCGCTGGGTCGGCGAGTCGGTGAATAGCCTGCTGCCGGCCGGTCAGATCGGCGGTCCGGTGGTGATGGTGCGGCAACTCTCGCAGCGCGGCATGCGCATGCGCGACGCGGCCGCCGCGATCACGGTCAGCACCACGCTGCAGGCGCTTGCGCAGATCGTCTTTGCCGTGCTCGGCTTGCTGCTGTTCGGCGCTTACGCGGCGCAGGGCGCGCTGCACGACTTGCGCACCGCGACTTTTATTGCCACCGCTATACTCGCCGGGCTGATTGCACTGTTCTTTTTCGCCCAGCGGCGCGGCCTGTTCGGACGGCTCCTGCGGGTCGTCTCGAAGGTATTCGGCAAGCGCGACTGGTCGACCCTGACAATGCGCGCCGACGCCGTCGACGGCGCCGTGCAGGCGCTCTATCGCGAGCGCGGCCGGGTGCTGGCGAGCTTTGCGCTGAGCCTCGTCGGCTGGATCGTCGGCACGGTGGAAGTGTGGCTCGCGCTGCGTTTCCTCGGCCATCCGGTCGGTTGGGTCGACGCGTTGCTGCTCGAGAGTCTGGGTCAGGCGATTCGCGGTGCCGCGTTTGCGATCCCCGGCTCGCTTGGCGTGCAGGAGGGCGGCTATCTGCTGCTCGCGCCGCTCGTCGGCCTGCCGCCGGATGCGGCGCTGGCGTTGTCGCTCGCCAAGCGCGCCCGCGAGATTCTGCTGGGTCTGCCGGGCCTGTTGTACCTGCATTTCAGTGAAAGAAACTGGCAGCGTCGGCGTGCGACGCGCGTGCCGGCTGTCGACTAA
- a CDS encoding NTP transferase domain-containing protein yields MRAIILAAGLGLRLQLPPGEQFPKCLLQFDGVSLLERHLQMLETAGVTDVVLALGFQPGLVEAELKRINWPHPVEIVINPRFDLGSVLTVHTVADPLTRGGDVLLMDADVLYDERILNALVAGETVNRLLIDRDFEAGDEPVKLCLKDGVPVELRKQLAVNLEYDTIGESVGFFRFREETAQRFAQIVAGYIDSGRSNLPHEEAVRDLLLERSQVFDTADVTGAPWIEIDFPNDVVRARAEILPQLQPLVTVPR; encoded by the coding sequence ATGCGTGCCATTATTCTCGCTGCGGGCCTTGGCCTGCGTCTTCAGCTCCCGCCGGGCGAACAGTTCCCGAAATGCCTGCTGCAGTTCGACGGCGTCAGCCTGCTCGAACGGCATCTGCAGATGCTCGAAACCGCCGGCGTCACGGATGTCGTGTTGGCGCTCGGTTTCCAGCCGGGGCTGGTCGAGGCCGAGCTGAAGCGCATCAACTGGCCACATCCGGTCGAGATCGTGATCAATCCGCGTTTCGACCTCGGCAGCGTGCTGACGGTGCACACCGTGGCCGATCCGCTGACGCGCGGCGGCGACGTGCTGCTGATGGACGCCGACGTGCTGTACGACGAGCGCATCCTGAACGCGCTGGTGGCGGGCGAGACGGTCAACCGTCTGCTGATCGACCGCGACTTCGAAGCGGGCGACGAGCCGGTCAAGCTGTGCCTGAAAGACGGTGTGCCGGTCGAACTGCGCAAGCAGCTTGCTGTGAATCTGGAGTACGACACGATTGGCGAGTCGGTGGGCTTCTTCCGCTTCCGTGAGGAAACTGCACAGCGCTTTGCGCAGATCGTGGCGGGCTACATCGACAGCGGCCGTTCGAACCTGCCGCACGAAGAAGCGGTGCGCGATCTGCTGCTGGAGCGCAGCCAGGTGTTCGATACCGCCGACGTGACCGGTGCGCCGTGGATCGAAATCGACTTCCCGAACGATGTCGTGCGCGCCCGCGCCGAGATCCTGCCGCAATTGCAGCCGCTGGTGACTGTGCCGCGCTGA
- a CDS encoding DUF1996 domain-containing protein, with translation MKTHAIVGLTLLLAAGAAHANQFNTQCAYSHTLPDDAIVYPGKPGEAMVHDFFGNTHTNAFSTPDSLTQDIATTCDSPADPSAYWSPQLKRGAEIIPPMYEKTYYRNDQPVVPVNVIPAGLEMLAGDHMGTQQNPHIDFLCAGQGYVKEPPKTCPPKTPGEHSQFNISVHFPDCWDGKTLVPILGNSRAARMQAARKAASGQLNVAYRNSDGTCPSAYPVKIPELQMNLAYDLGTNPDMSDMQLSMDPVFQNGQWVPQWGSLYTAHGDFMNAWRPETMQYLIDTCMNKPATPGSTCDKNIPTYYSAAAANVQLDSNGVAQPAGTTLVAAPGNLVFIRFPMPANLNDYPYAKSYLQSFGGNVTDTAAITIQLYAAHTDWDETGHAPTVASCDLSQRIGGIYLDNVQQVRLNDISGYIASQRAAGASQIGICIKNPVSQTVSFSSRSGAWTPGLYLK, from the coding sequence ATGAAAACCCATGCCATTGTTGGATTGACGTTGCTGCTTGCGGCAGGCGCTGCGCATGCCAACCAGTTCAATACGCAGTGCGCCTACTCGCATACGCTGCCTGACGACGCCATCGTCTACCCCGGAAAGCCAGGAGAAGCGATGGTGCACGACTTCTTTGGCAACACGCATACGAACGCCTTTAGCACGCCCGATTCATTGACCCAAGACATCGCTACCACCTGCGATTCGCCGGCAGATCCTTCGGCTTACTGGTCGCCGCAGTTAAAGCGTGGCGCCGAGATCATCCCGCCGATGTACGAGAAGACCTACTACAGGAACGACCAGCCCGTGGTGCCCGTCAACGTGATTCCGGCCGGTCTGGAAATGCTGGCGGGAGATCACATGGGCACCCAGCAGAACCCGCACATCGATTTCCTGTGCGCCGGTCAGGGCTACGTCAAGGAGCCGCCGAAAACCTGTCCGCCGAAAACGCCGGGCGAACATTCGCAATTCAATATCTCCGTGCACTTTCCGGATTGCTGGGACGGCAAGACGTTGGTACCGATCCTGGGGAACAGCAGGGCAGCCCGTATGCAGGCCGCGAGAAAAGCGGCAAGCGGCCAGCTCAACGTGGCCTACCGAAACAGCGACGGCACCTGTCCCAGCGCCTATCCGGTGAAGATCCCGGAGTTGCAGATGAACCTTGCCTACGATCTCGGGACCAATCCCGACATGTCGGATATGCAACTCTCGATGGACCCGGTGTTCCAGAACGGTCAATGGGTACCGCAATGGGGCAGCCTGTACACCGCGCACGGCGACTTCATGAACGCGTGGCGCCCGGAGACGATGCAATACCTGATCGATACCTGCATGAACAAGCCCGCCACGCCGGGAAGCACCTGCGACAAAAACATCCCCACCTACTATTCGGCGGCCGCCGCGAACGTTCAACTGGATAGCAATGGCGTTGCCCAGCCCGCAGGCACAACCTTGGTCGCGGCGCCGGGCAACCTGGTTTTCATCCGGTTTCCCATGCCGGCCAATCTCAACGACTATCCGTACGCCAAGTCGTACTTGCAGTCATTTGGCGGAAACGTTACGGATACCGCCGCCATCACGATCCAGCTATACGCGGCACATACGGACTGGGACGAGACGGGGCATGCCCCTACCGTTGCGTCTTGCGATCTGAGCCAGCGCATCGGTGGGATCTACCTGGATAACGTTCAGCAGGTCCGGCTCAACGACATCAGTGGGTATATCGCGTCGCAAAGGGCCGCGGGTGCGTCGCAGATAGGCATCTGCATCAAGAATCCAGTCAGCCAGACCGTGAGCTTTTCGTCCCGTTCGGGCGCCTGGACACCGGGGCTTTATTTGAAGTGA
- a CDS encoding DUF3597 domain-containing protein yields MSIFGEIVNKLFGKAKPDQPPPAAEPTPDPAVAQAAAQAAAPDAAPAPAPLTDVDVAAVLDQLVSESGQTLNWRVSIVDTMKALGVDSSLDHRKQLATELKYSGDMNDSASMNIWLHKQVMLALAANGGKLPPDLAS; encoded by the coding sequence ATGAGTATTTTTGGTGAGATTGTGAACAAGCTGTTCGGCAAGGCGAAGCCGGATCAACCGCCGCCCGCCGCGGAGCCCACGCCGGACCCTGCGGTTGCGCAGGCTGCCGCGCAGGCCGCCGCCCCCGACGCCGCGCCGGCGCCCGCGCCGCTGACGGATGTCGACGTCGCTGCCGTGCTGGACCAGCTTGTGAGCGAGAGCGGACAAACGCTGAACTGGCGCGTGTCGATTGTCGATACGATGAAGGCCCTCGGCGTCGACAGCAGTCTCGACCATCGCAAGCAGCTCGCCACGGAGCTCAAGTACAGCGGGGACATGAACGATTCAGCCAGCATGAACATCTGGTTGCACAAGCAGGTCATGCTTGCGTTGGCCGCGAACGGCGGCAAGCTGCCGCCGGATCTGGCTTCCTGA